A single window of Halobacterium jilantaiense DNA harbors:
- a CDS encoding integrin alpha — MGVVGSTAGDASDATGDGPVQQTPLVPETGSLGDASTTFAGAGANDTFGTALAHGDLNGDGVEDVVVGAPENNTGEGTNSGAVYVFYGPVEDGDIDAASASVTLHGVDAGDRAGYAVAAGDVDDDGADDLVVGAPLEDANGQSAGTVYVVDGGDDLPENGSLSDADHVLRGESAGDRAGWSVAAVNRTDGDDVLVGAPGSNASAANAGAAYVVSDVDPGVGSLADASTTLTGEGSGDAAGWSVAEAGDVDGDGSQDILVSAPWNNSTATDAGAVYLLTETDVGTVSLADARLKLAGDAARDRAGWDVAEAGDVDDDGYDDVLVGAPTAETADSESNAGIAYVVYGGEGDTGTVNLSDAGTTLAGEGEDDFAGYSVSSAGSGDVTCDDYADVLVGAPGNNSTAVEAGAVYVVAGSESPATERNLSTADATLAGEGEGDRAGTAVSDAMDVTGGGDKDVLVGAPFNNSSAVDAGAAYLVAGDCPEPEPEPEPEPEPEDVVVTTECADEQGTVTVSNPNGERVTFTIEGDSYTLAADGSDDDSVTLSDLDDGDYQWSAETEDGTDVGGGTLTVDCDEPDDVLVTLECVDEQGELTVTNPNDQNATFSIEGDNYTLTANGTANDSLVVSDLDDGDYQWSAEAEDGTDIGDGTLTVDCDEPRGTQDTVAVTEECEQLTVRNPSDNDGNVDFRVRNGSGDLVTTVRDVAPGEGDTIDGLTGDDYTVDARYVTSDSFASDNVTVSGQTEATVAVASCRQPTDTTAVSEECEQITVTTPGDSAEPVDFRVRNASGDPVATAQDVDPGDSATVNVTAGGYTVDARYATDDSFASDNVTVNGQTEAAVSVEQCPVEPPTTTTEQSTTTETPTTTTETPTTTEEPTTTEEPTTTEQPTTAETPTTTETPTNTTTETSTTTETPTSTTPSTSTATGAALVGLVGSLGLFVRTRE; from the coding sequence GTGGGGGTCGTCGGATCGACCGCGGGCGACGCCAGCGACGCTACGGGCGACGGTCCAGTGCAGCAGACGCCGCTCGTTCCCGAGACAGGCTCGCTCGGCGACGCGAGCACGACGTTCGCGGGGGCAGGTGCCAACGACACGTTCGGGACTGCGCTCGCGCACGGAGACCTCAACGGGGACGGCGTCGAGGACGTCGTCGTCGGCGCGCCCGAGAACAACACGGGTGAGGGGACCAACTCCGGCGCGGTCTACGTGTTCTACGGTCCCGTCGAGGACGGCGACATCGACGCGGCGTCCGCCAGCGTCACGCTCCACGGCGTCGACGCCGGCGACCGCGCCGGCTACGCCGTGGCCGCGGGGGACGTGGACGACGACGGGGCGGACGACCTCGTCGTCGGCGCGCCGCTCGAAGACGCCAACGGCCAGTCCGCGGGCACGGTGTACGTCGTCGACGGGGGCGACGACCTCCCCGAGAACGGGTCGCTCTCGGACGCGGACCACGTGCTCCGCGGCGAGAGCGCGGGCGACCGCGCCGGCTGGTCCGTCGCCGCCGTGAACCGAACCGACGGCGACGACGTGCTCGTCGGGGCACCCGGGAGTAACGCCTCCGCCGCCAACGCCGGCGCTGCGTACGTCGTCTCGGACGTCGACCCCGGCGTCGGTTCGCTCGCTGACGCCAGCACGACACTCACCGGCGAAGGCAGCGGCGACGCCGCCGGCTGGTCCGTCGCCGAAGCCGGCGACGTCGACGGAGACGGCAGTCAGGATATTCTCGTGAGTGCGCCGTGGAACAACTCCACCGCCACCGACGCCGGTGCCGTCTACCTCCTCACGGAGACCGACGTGGGGACGGTCTCGCTGGCGGACGCCCGGCTGAAGCTCGCCGGCGACGCCGCTCGCGACCGCGCGGGCTGGGACGTCGCCGAGGCCGGCGACGTTGACGACGACGGCTACGACGACGTCCTCGTCGGCGCGCCGACCGCCGAGACGGCGGACAGCGAGTCGAACGCCGGCATCGCATACGTGGTCTACGGTGGCGAGGGCGACACCGGCACGGTGAACCTCTCCGACGCCGGGACGACGCTCGCCGGCGAGGGCGAGGACGACTTCGCCGGCTACTCGGTCTCCTCGGCCGGGTCCGGCGACGTGACCTGCGACGACTATGCCGACGTGCTCGTGGGCGCACCCGGCAACAACTCGACGGCCGTCGAGGCCGGAGCCGTCTACGTCGTCGCCGGCAGCGAGTCCCCCGCGACCGAGCGCAACCTCTCGACGGCCGACGCGACGCTCGCCGGTGAGGGCGAAGGCGACCGCGCCGGCACCGCCGTCTCCGACGCGATGGACGTGACTGGTGGCGGCGACAAGGACGTCCTCGTCGGCGCACCGTTCAACAACTCCAGCGCCGTCGACGCCGGTGCCGCCTACCTCGTCGCCGGCGACTGCCCCGAGCCGGAACCGGAGCCAGAGCCGGAGCCCGAACCGGAGGACGTCGTCGTCACCACGGAGTGCGCCGACGAGCAGGGGACGGTCACGGTCAGCAACCCCAACGGCGAGCGCGTCACGTTCACCATCGAGGGCGACAGCTACACCCTCGCCGCCGACGGTTCGGACGACGATTCGGTTACGCTCTCCGACCTCGACGACGGCGACTACCAGTGGAGCGCGGAAACCGAGGACGGCACGGACGTCGGCGGTGGCACGCTCACCGTCGATTGCGACGAACCCGACGACGTGCTGGTGACACTGGAGTGCGTCGACGAACAGGGCGAGCTGACAGTCACCAATCCGAACGACCAGAACGCCACCTTCAGCATCGAGGGCGACAACTACACGCTGACTGCCAACGGCACCGCCAACGACTCCCTCGTGGTCTCCGACCTCGACGACGGTGACTACCAGTGGAGTGCCGAGGCCGAGGACGGCACCGACATCGGCGACGGCACGCTCACTGTCGACTGCGACGAGCCGAGAGGCACGCAGGACACCGTGGCCGTCACCGAAGAGTGCGAGCAGCTGACCGTCAGAAATCCGAGTGACAACGACGGGAACGTCGACTTCCGCGTCCGGAACGGGTCCGGCGACCTGGTCACCACCGTCCGAGACGTCGCGCCCGGAGAGGGCGACACCATCGACGGACTCACCGGTGACGACTACACCGTCGACGCTCGCTACGTGACCAGCGACTCGTTCGCCTCCGACAACGTCACCGTCAGCGGCCAGACCGAGGCGACGGTCGCAGTCGCCAGCTGTCGACAGCCGACCGACACCACGGCGGTCTCCGAAGAGTGCGAGCAAATCACCGTGACTACCCCCGGTGACAGCGCGGAGCCCGTCGACTTCCGCGTCCGGAACGCGTCCGGTGACCCGGTCGCCACCGCTCAGGACGTCGACCCAGGTGACAGCGCCACCGTGAACGTGACGGCAGGCGGCTACACCGTCGACGCCCGCTACGCGACCGACGACTCGTTCGCCTCCGACAACGTCACCGTCAACGGCCAGACCGAGGCAGCCGTCAGCGTCGAACAGTGTCCTGTCGAGCCGCCCACGACTACGACTGAGCAGTCAACCACCACCGAGACTCCGACCACCACCACCGAGACCCCGACTACAACTGAGGAACCAACCACCACCGAGGAACCGACCACGACTGAACAGCCAACGACCGCAGAGACTCCGACCACCACCGAAACCCCAACTAACACTACAACTGAAACCTCGACCACCACCGAAACCCCGACCAGCACCACGCCTTCGACCAGCACTGCGACGGGAGCCGCGCTCGTCGGGCTCGTGGGCTCTCTCGGTCTGTTCGTCCGCACCCGCGAGTAA
- a CDS encoding DUF7261 family protein, which yields MGVVRVTRRGQLVLVAAAVAALALVPVAAAYLQFGYAPDVADPDADHGERVASELDRLVDDAAERATGRPWSEREAAVRELRAALGPPVDTLERSRLGDAVAVHVTENESAVAGVACPSGRGRAFGDCERDGGVVLQERANETVVVAVALDVRVTTPDGTTTFTRVLQPR from the coding sequence ATGGGTGTGGTACGCGTGACGCGGCGCGGCCAACTCGTGCTCGTCGCGGCGGCCGTCGCGGCGCTCGCGCTCGTTCCGGTCGCGGCGGCCTACCTCCAGTTCGGCTACGCGCCCGATGTCGCCGACCCTGACGCAGACCACGGCGAGCGCGTGGCGAGCGAACTCGACCGGCTCGTGGACGACGCCGCGGAGCGCGCGACCGGGCGGCCCTGGAGCGAGCGCGAGGCGGCAGTACGAGAACTCCGCGCGGCGCTCGGGCCACCGGTCGACACACTGGAGCGGAGTCGGCTGGGCGACGCCGTCGCCGTGCACGTCACGGAGAACGAGTCCGCCGTAGCGGGTGTCGCGTGCCCCAGTGGTCGCGGACGCGCGTTCGGTGACTGCGAGCGCGACGGCGGTGTGGTCCTCCAGGAACGCGCGAACGAGACTGTGGTCGTCGCAGTCGCGCTCGACGTGCGCGTGACGACGCCGGACGGAACGACGACGTTCACGCGGGTACTTCAACCGAGGTGA